A single region of the Candidatus Acidiferrales bacterium genome encodes:
- a CDS encoding ATP-binding protein, protein MNWFRKKNKATGPASREANVSPAGPFSDPPPAELKKAHRGIRRVNSFFLLGLAVTLGSQMAVSVFSLVELRRVSRFSAQNLAEVQATQHQLSRLRLAFESQVRDFRGFLLTGDPRYLELRDEAQEDFDGIVSLVEASRLEPTVLAHFREIRQLEKSYRGHSAGVAEARRLGRGGDRDWVSLAGQPIATEAFEKFDQLVAAQQKALGQESRRFSQVTRRAVYWIAGTTGLSLMVVLVVAGRLWWQNRNLLINLERSYADVVGYQRQLVRQERLTAIAELLASVVHELNNPLTSVIGFAQILRSRPENESLRRELDLIVSEAHRATDIVHNLLRLVRRQPLEIRPIDVNEVIRQTIVLRRYELESRNIQINTDLARERPFAMGDPQQLQQVLFNLFMNAERAIAESRQPGTIRIRSACAGNRVQIHFSDSGVGIPPEYLGRVFQPFFTTKPPGMGTGLGLYISQGIVRALGGELRCASADLIGASEPGYGTTFTIELASTPAPEAIPSEAPAPLLSPKRVLVLEPDAPLGELATAIFEEQGHEVLTATTGDEAFIFLKEFRPEAVLINMKMPGKEGLEFFRQLRRVNPELARRVIFCSSGAPDMYTISFVEAQGGPWVQKPYTPDQLLAALARVFS, encoded by the coding sequence GTGAACTGGTTTCGAAAAAAGAACAAGGCGACAGGTCCGGCTTCACGAGAGGCGAATGTTTCCCCGGCCGGCCCCTTCTCTGATCCCCCTCCCGCCGAACTCAAAAAAGCTCACCGCGGTATTCGCCGCGTCAATTCGTTTTTTTTGCTGGGGCTGGCGGTGACGCTCGGGTCGCAAATGGCGGTTTCTGTTTTTTCGCTGGTCGAGCTGCGCCGCGTCTCGCGCTTCTCGGCGCAGAACCTGGCGGAGGTCCAGGCAACGCAGCACCAACTGAGCCGCTTGCGGTTGGCGTTCGAATCACAAGTGCGAGATTTTCGCGGTTTTCTTCTGACCGGAGACCCCCGCTATCTCGAGTTGCGTGACGAAGCTCAGGAAGATTTCGATGGCATCGTCAGCTTGGTGGAAGCTTCCCGGCTTGAGCCAACCGTGCTGGCTCATTTCCGGGAGATCAGGCAACTGGAAAAATCGTACCGCGGGCACTCGGCCGGTGTGGCGGAAGCACGCCGACTGGGCCGGGGCGGTGACCGCGATTGGGTCTCCCTGGCCGGTCAACCCATCGCCACTGAAGCGTTCGAGAAGTTCGATCAGCTCGTCGCCGCCCAGCAGAAAGCTCTCGGGCAGGAAAGCCGCCGGTTCTCCCAGGTCACTCGCCGGGCGGTTTACTGGATTGCCGGAACGACCGGCCTTTCGCTGATGGTGGTCTTGGTGGTGGCGGGGCGGCTCTGGTGGCAAAATCGAAACTTGCTGATCAACCTGGAGCGGTCCTATGCCGACGTGGTGGGCTACCAGCGCCAGCTTGTGCGGCAGGAGCGGCTGACGGCGATTGCTGAGTTGCTGGCGAGCGTAGTCCACGAGCTGAATAATCCGCTCACCAGCGTCATCGGCTTTGCCCAGATCTTGCGCAGCCGGCCGGAGAACGAGTCCTTGCGGCGCGAGCTGGACTTGATTGTCAGCGAGGCGCACCGCGCCACCGATATCGTGCACAACCTTTTGCGCCTGGTTCGCCGGCAGCCGCTCGAAATCCGTCCCATCGATGTCAACGAGGTGATCCGGCAGACCATCGTTCTTCGCCGATACGAGTTAGAGAGCCGGAACATCCAGATCAACACCGACCTGGCACGGGAACGTCCCTTTGCCATGGGCGACCCGCAGCAACTCCAGCAGGTGCTTTTCAACCTCTTCATGAATGCCGAACGGGCCATCGCCGAAAGTCGCCAGCCGGGCACCATCCGGATTCGCTCGGCATGCGCGGGCAACCGCGTTCAGATACATTTTTCCGACAGCGGCGTCGGGATTCCCCCCGAATATCTCGGCAGGGTCTTTCAGCCATTCTTTACTACCAAGCCTCCCGGCATGGGGACAGGCCTGGGCCTCTACATTTCGCAGGGCATCGTGCGAGCGCTTGGCGGGGAGTTGCGCTGCGCGAGTGCCGACTTGATCGGGGCGAGCGAACCGGGGTACGGCACCACCTTTACCATCGAGCTGGCTTCGACGCCCGCGCCCGAGGCCATTCCAAGCGAAGCGCCGGCGCCCCTGCTCTCCCCTAAGCGCGTCCTGGTGCTCGAGCCCGATGCGCCGCTGGGCGAGCTGGCCACCGCCATTTTCGAGGAGCAGGGCCATGAGGTCCTGACGGCGACGACGGGCGACGAGGCTTTCATCTTTTTGAAGGAATTTCGCCCTGAGGCCGTCCTGATCAACATGAAGATGCCGGGGAAGGAAGGGCTGGAGTTCTTTCGACAACTGCGCCGCGTGAACCCTGAGCTTGCTCGCCGCGTTATCTTCTGTTCGAGCGGCGCGCCCGATATGTACACCATCAGCTTTGTGGAGGCGCAGGGCGGCCCCTGGGTGCAAAAACCCTATACGCCTGACCAATTGCTGGCAGCGCTGGCTCGAGTGTTTTCCTGA
- a CDS encoding PAS domain S-box protein, translating into MKQGSRQWFWATLILSCVTIVTFVFAAWELMEKRFFRNVDYHTLHFLYISRGVVSSLLLAAWASWFVLRARRQHEEALRRSRERYRGILEGSPDAVVLYDDHLVVIEWNLSAERLFGFAKEEVIGKVLPTVPEEQRGEALEWVAKLARQQRILDLETLRWHRAGGPIWVSVSLSSLRDEASGRLHVLEVARDIREKIALRDKIIEVEKLTTMGQMAAGTAHHLNTPLASLLLRVQMMKERLRHTDGGADLAHLEAGIHSCQSFVQQLLRFSHRLPAQKKPEEITQQIESIVTFLRPTFAAKRAQMVLDLDRARGALVMADRSQLEALFSALLVNAADAIAEGGSITITAAPVADGEPKPGLPAQDSAGIIGKESLAGRGDLEICIEDDGCGISEKDLPRLFEPFFTTKAPGQGTGLGLALARTIAQEHGGSVAIQNRPSSRSLRPEVSGQGTARHGAGRGVCVRLRLPLH; encoded by the coding sequence GTGAAACAAGGAAGCCGGCAATGGTTCTGGGCGACGCTGATTCTTTCCTGCGTCACGATCGTGACGTTTGTCTTTGCCGCCTGGGAGTTGATGGAAAAACGTTTCTTCCGCAATGTGGACTACCACACGCTGCATTTTCTTTACATCAGCCGCGGGGTGGTCTCCTCGCTGCTACTCGCTGCCTGGGCTTCCTGGTTTGTGCTGCGGGCGCGCAGGCAGCACGAGGAAGCGTTGCGGCGTTCCCGTGAACGTTACCGGGGCATCCTGGAAGGCTCGCCGGACGCGGTGGTTCTCTACGATGACCATCTCGTCGTGATCGAGTGGAACTTGAGCGCCGAGCGGCTCTTTGGTTTTGCGAAAGAGGAAGTGATCGGCAAGGTTCTTCCCACCGTCCCGGAAGAACAGCGAGGCGAAGCGCTCGAGTGGGTAGCGAAGCTTGCCCGGCAGCAGAGGATTCTGGACCTCGAAACCTTGCGGTGGCATCGCGCCGGCGGGCCCATCTGGGTATCGGTGAGCTTGTCGTCCTTGCGCGACGAAGCGAGCGGGCGGCTCCACGTCCTCGAGGTTGCCCGCGATATTCGAGAGAAGATCGCCCTGCGCGACAAGATCATTGAGGTGGAAAAACTCACCACCATGGGTCAAATGGCCGCCGGGACTGCCCACCACCTGAACACCCCGCTCGCCTCCTTGCTGCTCCGCGTGCAGATGATGAAGGAGCGCCTGCGGCATACCGACGGCGGCGCCGATTTGGCGCATCTCGAGGCAGGCATTCATTCCTGCCAGAGCTTTGTGCAGCAGTTGCTCCGCTTTTCTCATCGCCTGCCCGCCCAAAAGAAGCCGGAAGAGATCACTCAGCAGATCGAATCCATCGTGACCTTTCTGCGCCCCACCTTTGCCGCCAAGCGGGCGCAAATGGTCCTGGATCTCGATCGAGCCCGCGGGGCGCTCGTGATGGCCGATCGAAGCCAGTTGGAGGCGCTTTTTTCGGCCCTGCTCGTCAACGCCGCCGACGCCATCGCCGAAGGCGGGAGCATCACCATTACTGCTGCTCCGGTAGCCGACGGCGAGCCGAAGCCGGGCTTGCCCGCCCAGGACAGTGCAGGGATTATCGGAAAAGAGTCTTTGGCGGGCCGTGGCGACCTGGAGATTTGCATTGAAGACGATGGTTGCGGCATCTCCGAAAAAGATTTGCCGCGGCTGTTCGAGCCTTTCTTTACGACAAAAGCGCCCGGGCAGGGGACGGGGCTGGGGCTGGCGCTGGCGCGGACGATTGCCCAAGAGCACGGCGGGTCAGTGGCGATTCAGAATCGGCCTTCGTCCCGAAGCCTTCGCCCCGAGGTATCGGGGCAAGGGACTGCACGGCACGGTGCCGGGCGGGGCGTCTGCGTTCGGCTGCGGTTGCCGCTTCACTGA
- a CDS encoding sigma-54 dependent transcriptional regulator has protein sequence MKHAASDPCTVLVVDDDPELLATLGDLLAGQNYRVRMASSGPEALALLRQPRSYRGQPATPDSATASPVCLALVDLVMPLLDGLTLLGEIRSGHGDIPVVMMTGYGTIETAVEAMKKGAEDFLTKPFDKEAVLKKVARLLELHRLRLQVAELEARNSGALGSAGVFRGIIARSPRMQSLLERAEAAARSDLPVLLLGETGTGKEMLARAIHAAGGRASRPFIPVNCGALPRDLIESELFGHQRGAFTGALTEQEGLFRAADGGTILLDEIGELPREAQVKLLRILQEGELRPVGGSHPVQVNVRAISASNRPLASLRQDCLREDLYYRISTITIELPPLRERREDLPLLAEHYLRKFCEKYDRGASRGELGRTTLDRRALDLLLSYPFPGNVRELVNILESAVVTLPPDQRTLGDKDLRPLLRPSSESRSRSAGRADISGQGIGAGGGRRPSGSLDSGEMAEPVLAPDASLLSMESVEKFAIQQALHLAGKNKSRAAEILGISRDSLYRKIRQYGLETSKEEK, from the coding sequence GTGAAGCACGCGGCAAGCGATCCGTGTACGGTCCTCGTCGTGGACGATGACCCGGAATTGCTGGCGACGCTTGGCGACCTGCTGGCCGGGCAGAATTATCGCGTGCGGATGGCGTCGTCCGGGCCGGAAGCGCTGGCTCTTTTGCGCCAGCCCCGATCCTATCGGGGCCAGCCCGCTACGCCCGATTCGGCCACGGCGAGTCCGGTTTGCCTGGCGCTGGTGGATCTCGTCATGCCTTTGCTCGACGGGCTGACGCTGCTCGGCGAAATTCGGTCCGGCCACGGCGATATCCCCGTCGTGATGATGACCGGCTATGGAACGATCGAGACCGCCGTCGAGGCCATGAAGAAGGGTGCGGAAGATTTTCTGACCAAGCCCTTTGACAAGGAAGCCGTTCTCAAAAAAGTGGCCCGGCTGCTCGAGCTTCACCGCCTGCGTCTCCAGGTCGCTGAACTCGAGGCTCGCAACTCCGGGGCGCTCGGGTCGGCCGGAGTTTTTCGAGGGATTATCGCTCGTTCGCCGCGGATGCAGTCGCTGCTAGAGAGAGCCGAGGCGGCCGCCCGGTCGGATCTTCCTGTCCTGTTGCTGGGCGAGACGGGAACGGGCAAGGAGATGCTGGCGCGGGCCATCCACGCTGCCGGCGGGCGGGCTTCCCGGCCATTCATTCCGGTCAACTGCGGCGCGCTGCCGCGTGACCTCATCGAAAGCGAACTCTTTGGCCACCAGCGCGGAGCCTTTACCGGCGCGCTGACCGAGCAAGAAGGACTTTTCCGCGCCGCTGACGGCGGGACGATTCTTCTCGACGAGATTGGCGAACTGCCCAGGGAAGCTCAGGTCAAGCTCCTGCGCATTTTGCAGGAAGGCGAGCTGCGTCCGGTGGGCGGCTCGCACCCCGTCCAGGTGAACGTCCGCGCCATTTCTGCTTCGAACCGCCCGCTCGCTTCGCTGCGTCAGGATTGCCTGCGCGAAGACCTCTACTACCGCATTTCGACCATCACCATCGAGCTGCCGCCGTTGCGCGAGCGCCGGGAAGACTTGCCGCTCCTGGCCGAACACTATTTGCGAAAGTTCTGCGAGAAATACGACCGAGGCGCTTCTCGTGGTGAGCTCGGTCGAACCACGCTCGACCGCCGCGCACTCGATCTGCTTCTTTCGTATCCGTTCCCCGGCAACGTCCGGGAGCTCGTCAACATTCTGGAAAGCGCCGTGGTCACTCTTCCGCCTGACCAACGCACGCTCGGGGACAAAGATCTGCGGCCTTTGCTCCGTCCCTCATCCGAATCCCGATCCCGCTCTGCGGGACGCGCCGATATATCGGGGCAAGGGATTGGGGCGGGCGGAGGGCGGCGGCCATCGGGCTCACTCGACTCGGGTGAGATGGCTGAGCCGGTGCTGGCGCCCGATGCTTCCCTGCTCTCGATGGAGAGCGTAGAAAAGTTCGCTATCCAGCAAGCGCTTCACCTTGCCGGAAAGAACAAGTCTCGCGCCGCGGAAATCCTCGGCATCTCCCGCGACTCGCTCTACAGGAAAATCCGCCAGTACGGTTTGGAGACGAGCAAAGAAGAAAAGTAG
- a CDS encoding cytochrome c: protein MESWRKNEFFFWLVAAVVALLFLLAVLRYEKYDRAREQRTLSSFMAGDPREGGRVFSDKGCVRCHAIGGVGGTEAAGKAGDLGKVPEGNLSLNELATAMWNHAPEMWKGMQEKQFDYPRLTEEQVTNLFAFLYTIRYVDESGDVERGRALFASKGCIQCHALQGHGGRLGPDLAQASYLGVPILWAQEMWNHAPRMEALIREKNLAWPKFRDTEMIDLLGYVRSLNTGLRRGFEVLPANPDRGRELFRQKGCIACHAVDGEGGTLGPDLGRERKLPRTLTQAAGWMWNHSPEMWRTMQTRGLERPQFEGREMADLLAYLFSIHYFDEPGDPEGGKQVFRSKGCATCHGDDGRGGKGGPNIQQLKGKFSPVRMAYTMWQHGPEMYARAQRRNIPWPKFRGSEMADLVAFLNSQ, encoded by the coding sequence ATGGAATCCTGGCGGAAGAACGAATTCTTCTTTTGGCTGGTTGCCGCCGTCGTCGCCCTTCTCTTTCTTCTCGCGGTGTTGCGCTACGAGAAATATGACCGCGCCCGCGAGCAACGCACATTGAGTTCTTTCATGGCGGGCGACCCCCGTGAGGGCGGGCGGGTGTTCTCCGACAAGGGATGCGTGCGATGCCACGCGATCGGCGGCGTGGGCGGCACCGAGGCTGCCGGTAAGGCTGGTGATCTCGGCAAGGTTCCTGAAGGAAACCTGAGCTTGAACGAGCTCGCTACCGCGATGTGGAACCACGCCCCTGAAATGTGGAAGGGCATGCAGGAAAAGCAGTTTGACTATCCGCGGCTGACCGAAGAGCAGGTGACCAACCTCTTTGCCTTCCTTTATACCATCCGGTATGTGGATGAGAGCGGCGACGTCGAGCGCGGCCGGGCGCTTTTTGCGAGCAAGGGATGCATCCAGTGTCACGCGCTCCAGGGCCACGGCGGCCGACTCGGACCGGACCTGGCCCAGGCGAGCTACCTGGGCGTGCCCATTCTTTGGGCACAAGAGATGTGGAACCACGCCCCGCGCATGGAGGCTTTGATTCGCGAAAAGAATCTAGCCTGGCCCAAGTTTCGCGACACCGAAATGATTGACCTGCTCGGCTACGTGCGCAGCTTGAATACGGGACTGCGGCGAGGCTTTGAAGTGTTGCCGGCCAACCCCGACCGCGGCCGAGAACTGTTTCGACAAAAGGGATGCATCGCCTGTCATGCGGTGGACGGCGAGGGCGGAACGCTCGGGCCCGACCTTGGCCGGGAGCGAAAACTGCCTCGCACGCTCACCCAGGCCGCCGGATGGATGTGGAACCATTCGCCGGAAATGTGGCGAACGATGCAGACCAGGGGGCTCGAGCGGCCGCAGTTTGAAGGTCGGGAAATGGCTGACCTGCTCGCTTACCTCTTCAGCATTCATTACTTCGACGAGCCTGGCGATCCGGAAGGGGGCAAGCAAGTCTTTCGTTCGAAGGGCTGCGCCACCTGCCACGGAGACGACGGGCGCGGCGGCAAGGGCGGCCCAAACATTCAGCAACTCAAGGGAAAATTTTCGCCCGTCCGCATGGCCTACACCATGTGGCAACACGGGCCGGAGATGTACGCTCGGGCGCAGCGGCGGAACATCCCCTGGCCGAAATTTCGGGGCAGTGAGATGGCTGATCTGGTTGCATTCTTGAATTCTCAGTAG
- a CDS encoding cytochrome c3 family protein, with translation MTDPERIPTNREPRLDRGEPTSQRRNSLLNGFFVLGVALFFAGGLVALPRWMHAPVAQPIQFNHLKHKQAGLGCADCHATVLDQAAAGLPDLALCLTCHEAAVTESKEEEKIRTIASGGGELSWNQVTRMPEDVYFSHRRHAKLAKLDCLVCHGTVGESVRPPERPALPMMMANCLDCHQKTHANVDCYACHR, from the coding sequence TTGACAGATCCGGAACGGATTCCTACGAATCGCGAGCCCCGATTGGATCGGGGCGAGCCCACATCCCAGCGGAGAAACTCACTCCTCAACGGCTTCTTTGTGCTGGGGGTGGCGCTTTTCTTTGCCGGTGGTTTGGTTGCCCTCCCACGATGGATGCATGCGCCCGTCGCGCAACCCATCCAGTTCAACCACCTCAAGCACAAGCAAGCCGGCCTGGGGTGCGCCGACTGCCATGCCACGGTGCTCGATCAAGCCGCTGCCGGGCTGCCTGACCTGGCCCTTTGCCTGACCTGTCACGAAGCCGCGGTCACCGAAAGCAAAGAAGAGGAAAAGATCCGAACGATTGCATCCGGCGGAGGAGAGTTGTCCTGGAACCAGGTGACGCGCATGCCGGAGGATGTCTATTTTTCGCATCGCCGCCACGCCAAACTGGCCAAGCTGGATTGCTTGGTCTGTCATGGAACGGTGGGCGAAAGTGTCCGGCCACCCGAGCGGCCTGCTTTGCCGATGATGATGGCGAACTGCCTGGACTGCCATCAAAAGACGCATGCCAACGTGGATTGCTATGCCTGTCACCGCTAA
- a CDS encoding c-type cytochrome yields the protein MPKRAAPARHWRLGGLAVILLAWLVVTRAGGAEGSYFLPGNPKTGLKIFAEKGCIRCHAVQGEGGRSAPDLARSPMFYASASQLVGEMWNHAPRMWEKMRIEHLPVPRFEPAEMTDLFAFLFSIRSFDEPGDPELGRQVLAGKGCTRCHAIRGRSGGEAPGVVRLGSPQVGPDLQRWSGYRNAVQWAQAMWNHSPEMIQAMAGRGMPWPEFQGNDMVNLIAYVRAQSPARGGHVYLRPADPVVGKTLFQAKGCSQCHARPGRPGQDGGVGPELAGRAMPRTVSQFAGLMWNHAPRMAERMAARGMKPPRFSNKEMADLISYLFSARYFEQSGNAHEGKQIFVSKGCASCHGLQPGGGPDLSGWQGQVSATRLAAALWNHGPAMLEHMQQVKIDWPAFRQEEMEDLMAFLNRQGQAQRREPGRAKP from the coding sequence GTGCCGAAAAGGGCGGCTCCGGCCCGCCACTGGCGCTTGGGCGGGCTGGCAGTGATCCTGCTTGCCTGGCTGGTGGTAACAAGAGCGGGCGGTGCTGAGGGTTCCTACTTCCTTCCCGGGAATCCAAAAACGGGTTTGAAGATTTTCGCGGAAAAGGGCTGTATCCGTTGCCATGCCGTTCAGGGGGAAGGTGGGCGGAGCGCCCCGGACCTGGCGCGCTCGCCCATGTTCTACGCCAGCGCTTCCCAACTGGTCGGCGAAATGTGGAACCACGCGCCGCGCATGTGGGAAAAGATGCGCATCGAGCACCTGCCTGTGCCCCGGTTTGAACCGGCTGAGATGACCGACCTTTTCGCGTTTCTCTTTTCGATTCGTTCGTTCGACGAGCCGGGCGATCCGGAACTGGGCCGGCAAGTGCTCGCCGGCAAGGGCTGCACTCGCTGCCATGCGATTCGTGGGAGAAGCGGTGGCGAAGCGCCGGGAGTGGTTCGGCTAGGCTCACCACAAGTCGGGCCGGACCTCCAACGCTGGTCTGGCTATCGCAACGCCGTGCAATGGGCCCAGGCGATGTGGAATCACTCGCCGGAGATGATACAGGCGATGGCCGGGCGCGGGATGCCCTGGCCGGAATTTCAGGGCAACGACATGGTCAACTTGATCGCCTATGTGCGCGCCCAATCGCCGGCGCGGGGCGGGCACGTCTATCTGCGTCCGGCGGATCCAGTGGTTGGCAAAACTTTGTTTCAGGCAAAGGGCTGCTCCCAGTGTCATGCCCGCCCGGGGCGGCCGGGTCAGGACGGAGGAGTGGGGCCGGAATTGGCCGGGCGGGCCATGCCGCGAACGGTCAGCCAGTTTGCCGGGCTGATGTGGAATCACGCGCCGCGCATGGCGGAAAGAATGGCGGCTCGGGGGATGAAGCCACCTCGGTTTTCCAACAAGGAAATGGCCGATCTCATTTCCTATCTTTTCTCAGCTCGCTACTTCGAGCAATCGGGAAACGCGCACGAGGGCAAGCAGATTTTTGTGAGCAAAGGCTGCGCGAGCTGTCATGGCCTTCAGCCGGGTGGCGGCCCCGACCTCAGCGGCTGGCAAGGCCAGGTCTCTGCGACACGTCTGGCCGCCGCCCTGTGGAACCACGGCCCGGCCATGCTTGAACACATGCAGCAGGTGAAGATCGACTGGCCCGCCTTTCGTCAAGAAGAGATGGAAGACTTGATGGCATTTTTGAACCGGCAGGGTCAGGCACAACGTCGGGAACCGGGGAGGGCGAAACCGTGA